The Achromobacter deleyi genome has a window encoding:
- the ssuE gene encoding NADPH-dependent FMN reductase: MRILTLAGSPSQRSRSSSLLRHAAQILRSRGLGITELGLRDIPAEELIEGHYTGAAAAALRARVAAADAVLISTPVYKASFSGGLKAVLDLLDEKALAGKVVLPIATGGSPAHLLALEYGLKPVLSALGARHILAGVYATDKQVRVDELGVADIDDDVRLRLEDSVDRLSEQVLPRRASVNEAYDLGRLALAGGFSV; this comes from the coding sequence ATGAGAATTCTTACCTTGGCGGGCAGTCCGTCGCAGCGTTCCCGTTCCTCGTCCCTGCTGCGCCACGCCGCGCAGATCCTGCGGTCCCGAGGACTGGGGATCACGGAATTGGGCCTGCGCGACATCCCCGCCGAAGAACTGATCGAAGGCCACTACACCGGAGCCGCCGCCGCCGCGCTGCGCGCGCGGGTGGCGGCGGCCGACGCGGTGCTGATCTCCACACCCGTCTACAAGGCCTCGTTCTCGGGCGGTCTGAAAGCGGTGCTGGACCTGCTGGACGAAAAGGCGCTCGCCGGCAAAGTGGTCCTGCCCATCGCCACCGGCGGCAGTCCCGCGCATCTGCTGGCGCTGGAGTATGGCCTGAAGCCCGTCCTGTCCGCGCTGGGCGCGCGCCACATCCTGGCCGGCGTCTACGCCACCGACAAACAGGTGCGCGTGGATGAGCTGGGCGTGGCCGACATCGACGACGACGTGCGCCTGCGGCTGGAAGACTCCGTCGACCGCCTGTCCGAACAGGTGCTGCCGCGCCGAGCCTCCGTCAACGAAGCCTACGACCTGGGCCGCCTCGCGCTAGCGGGTGGTTTCAGCGTCTGA
- a CDS encoding ABC transporter permease subunit → MSDARNPGRPPARTTRWLAPVLLLALWQVAAQAGWLPSRILPAPSAVATAAATLAQSGDLWLHARISILRAVSGLLLGGAAGLILGVAGAMARRAGTQADGVLQALGLVPVLAFAPLIALWFGAGETARLALLSLAAFFPVYLHTVRGIGAVDPALVETGRSHGLRGWPLYLHVILPGALPEILTGLRQGLSLVWLTLIALELFVAPSGLGILATQVRETLRTDVLLLGIVLYAFLGVASGALVHALERRLLRWSPAHRPELFPGTD, encoded by the coding sequence ATGAGTGACGCCCGCAACCCCGGCCGTCCGCCCGCGCGGACCACTCGCTGGCTTGCGCCCGTGCTGCTGCTGGCGCTGTGGCAAGTGGCGGCCCAGGCGGGTTGGCTGCCCTCGCGCATTCTGCCCGCGCCTTCGGCCGTGGCCACGGCCGCCGCAACGCTGGCGCAGTCGGGAGATCTCTGGCTGCACGCGCGTATCAGCATCCTGCGCGCGGTGTCGGGCCTGTTGCTGGGCGGCGCGGCGGGGCTGATCCTCGGCGTGGCGGGCGCAATGGCCCGCCGGGCCGGAACGCAGGCCGACGGCGTCCTGCAGGCGCTGGGCCTGGTTCCGGTGCTGGCGTTCGCGCCACTGATCGCGCTGTGGTTCGGCGCGGGGGAGACCGCCCGTCTGGCCTTGCTGTCGCTGGCCGCGTTCTTTCCCGTCTACCTCCATACCGTTCGCGGCATCGGCGCGGTGGATCCGGCGCTGGTCGAGACCGGCCGGTCCCACGGCCTGCGCGGATGGCCGCTGTACCTCCACGTGATCCTGCCCGGCGCGTTGCCGGAGATCCTGACGGGCTTGCGGCAAGGGCTGAGCCTGGTGTGGCTGACGCTCATCGCGCTGGAGCTTTTCGTGGCGCCTTCGGGCCTGGGGATCTTGGCGACGCAGGTCCGTGAAACGCTGCGCACCGATGTGCTGCTGCTGGGCATCGTGCTGTATGCCTTCCTTGGCGTGGCCTCCGGCGCATTGGTCCATGCGCTGGAACGCCGCCTGCTGCGCTGGAGCCCGGCGCACCGCCCCGAACTCTTTCCAGGAACAGACTGA
- the ssuD gene encoding FMNH2-dependent alkanesulfonate monooxygenase, with amino-acid sequence MDVFWFIPTHGDSRYLGTSRGARAASYDYFRQVAVAADTLGYDGVLLPTGRSCEDAWVVASSLIGATRQLKFLVAIRPGVSSPQVSARMAATFDRLSEGRLLVNVVTGGDAGELEGDGVFVSHDERYAITADYLKIWRGILENSHQAEGFSFEGEQLVSKGGKVIYPPVQKPYPPLYFGGSSEAAHELAAEQLDVYLTWGEPPDAVARKIADVRERAARHGRSVRFGIRLHVIVRETEAAAWAAADELISHLSEDAVRAAQAAFAKMDSEGQRRMAALHGGKLGDGKGGRSHLEISPNLWAGVGLVRGGAGTALVGDPETVAARIQEYADLGIDTFIFSGYPHLEESYRFAELVFPLLPGKGERKPGSTVLTGPFGEVMATELVPKESAS; translated from the coding sequence ATGGATGTTTTCTGGTTCATTCCCACCCACGGCGATTCCCGTTATCTCGGCACCAGCCGGGGCGCGCGCGCCGCCAGCTACGACTACTTCCGCCAGGTCGCGGTGGCCGCCGACACGCTGGGCTATGACGGCGTGCTGCTGCCCACGGGCCGGTCCTGCGAAGACGCATGGGTGGTGGCCTCTAGCCTGATCGGCGCCACGCGCCAGCTCAAATTCCTGGTGGCGATCCGCCCCGGCGTCAGCTCTCCGCAAGTCTCGGCGCGCATGGCCGCCACCTTCGACCGCCTGTCGGAAGGGCGCTTGCTGGTCAACGTGGTCACCGGCGGCGATGCGGGCGAGCTCGAAGGCGACGGCGTCTTCGTCAGCCATGATGAGCGCTACGCCATCACCGCGGATTATCTGAAGATCTGGCGCGGCATCCTGGAGAACAGCCATCAGGCCGAGGGCTTCAGCTTTGAAGGCGAGCAGCTCGTGTCCAAAGGCGGCAAGGTCATCTATCCGCCGGTGCAGAAGCCCTATCCGCCCCTGTACTTCGGCGGCTCATCGGAGGCCGCCCATGAGCTGGCCGCCGAGCAGCTCGACGTGTACCTCACCTGGGGCGAACCGCCGGACGCCGTCGCCAGGAAGATCGCCGACGTGCGCGAACGCGCTGCGCGCCATGGCCGCAGCGTGCGCTTCGGCATCCGCCTGCACGTCATCGTGCGCGAGACCGAAGCGGCTGCCTGGGCCGCGGCCGATGAATTGATCAGCCATCTCAGCGAGGACGCCGTGCGTGCCGCTCAGGCCGCGTTCGCCAAGATGGATTCGGAAGGCCAGCGCCGCATGGCTGCGCTGCATGGCGGCAAACTCGGTGACGGCAAAGGCGGGCGGTCCCATCTGGAAATCTCGCCGAACCTGTGGGCCGGCGTGGGCCTGGTGCGCGGCGGCGCAGGCACCGCGCTGGTGGGCGACCCGGAGACCGTGGCCGCCCGCATCCAGGAATATGCCGACCTGGGCATCGACACCTTCATTTTCTCCGGCTATCCGCACCTGGAAGAGTCGTACCGCTTTGCCGAGCTGGTGTTTCCGCTGCTGCCGGGCAAGGGCGAGCGCAAGCCCGGCAGCACGGTGCTGACCGGCCCGTTTGGCGAAGTCATGGCGACCGAGCTGGTGCCCAAGGAATCGGCAAGCTGA
- a CDS encoding acyl-CoA dehydrogenase family protein produces the protein MAKIPSSQEALEILASQLAATAVDRDRQGGHAAAERELIRASGLLRLSVPTAYGGAGASWSTVLAAVRRLAEVDSALAHVFGFHHLQVAGVLLYGTLEQQAYFLQPTVERQLFWGNALNPLDRRVIARAELDGYRIDGVKSFSSGSVGSDLLTFSAWHKPSGTALIAALPTRTEGITVNPDWDSFGQRQTDSGTVRFDHVRLEAIQVLQAPGAMPSARSTLRSQVAQLIMTNLYLGIARGAFQEARRYVREDAKPWFASGVQRHADDPYVQERFGEFWLRVQAAQALADQAGLKLDAALARGPTVTADERGEVAVAGAQAKVLAHRAALAVGSELFDVTGASSTAARHGYDRFWRNARVHTLHDPVSYKIRDLGRYALLDQIPEPTAYS, from the coding sequence ATGGCCAAGATCCCATCCTCGCAGGAAGCGCTGGAAATCCTGGCGTCGCAACTCGCCGCCACCGCTGTCGATCGCGACCGCCAGGGCGGTCATGCGGCCGCCGAGCGCGAACTGATACGCGCCAGCGGCCTGCTGCGGCTGTCGGTGCCAACCGCCTATGGCGGCGCGGGCGCAAGCTGGTCGACGGTACTTGCCGCGGTGCGCAGACTGGCCGAGGTCGACAGCGCCCTGGCGCACGTGTTCGGCTTTCACCACCTCCAGGTCGCGGGCGTGCTGCTGTACGGGACGCTCGAGCAGCAGGCGTACTTTCTGCAACCCACCGTCGAACGCCAGCTGTTCTGGGGCAATGCGTTGAATCCCCTGGACCGCCGGGTCATTGCCCGCGCCGAGCTGGACGGATACCGCATCGACGGCGTGAAGAGCTTCAGCTCGGGCTCGGTCGGGTCGGATCTGCTGACGTTCTCCGCCTGGCACAAGCCGTCGGGCACGGCGCTGATCGCCGCGCTGCCCACGCGAACGGAAGGCATCACGGTGAATCCCGACTGGGATTCCTTTGGCCAGCGCCAGACGGACAGCGGCACGGTGCGATTCGACCACGTGCGGCTGGAAGCCATACAGGTGCTGCAGGCTCCGGGCGCGATGCCCTCCGCGCGGTCCACGCTGCGTTCGCAGGTGGCCCAGCTCATCATGACCAATCTGTACCTGGGCATCGCCCGCGGCGCGTTCCAGGAAGCGCGCCGCTACGTGCGCGAGGACGCCAAGCCGTGGTTCGCGTCCGGCGTGCAGCGCCACGCGGACGATCCCTATGTGCAGGAGCGCTTCGGCGAATTCTGGCTGCGCGTGCAGGCGGCGCAGGCCTTGGCCGACCAGGCCGGGCTGAAGCTGGACGCCGCGCTTGCCCGCGGCCCCACCGTCACCGCCGACGAACGCGGCGAGGTGGCGGTGGCCGGCGCGCAGGCCAAGGTGCTGGCGCACCGCGCCGCGCTGGCGGTGGGATCGGAACTGTTCGACGTGACCGGCGCCAGCTCCACCGCGGCGCGCCACGGCTACGACCGTTTCTGGCGCAACGCCCGCGTCCATACCTTGCACGATCCGGTCTCCTACAAGATCCGCGACCTGGGGCGCTATGCGCTCCTGGACCAGATACCCGAACCCACCGCCTATTCCTGA